Sequence from the Papaver somniferum cultivar HN1 unplaced genomic scaffold, ASM357369v1 unplaced-scaffold_150, whole genome shotgun sequence genome:
atgtcttctttatataattttcaaatcagggtttgcaatctaagttaccttgttacaaagcattcaatattcaccgttaaatgaaaaatctGATTTAACCAAACTagtatatttcaaccgttagatcaaaacttagcttgtcacacacaaatgaaatgtattttatttaggtttgagtaatcgtacctattggttcacaaataattaaccaatggttagccatatgagtactttcatattaaccgtattcatcttcttcacaactagttcaaatgacttcaaaagaactagttgaagagttgttcaatttcttaggtctttatgaatagacacaattgaaacaaaatcggtttgattcacttgaatcaattcatgaaaaatatagccacggtttgcaaagattgcattccttattgatttattatttaagttcatgaacttccgttTTGAGAAATAGagccatcttgggtacgcgtacgggtacgtgtaccatagctaacggatttgagtttagaaactcagcagaaattttcggtcgaaaactatCGTGggggtgactggtttaacagtttgcaaacttctgctggtacgcgtacccaatctgtctccttcaccaataccgtatgcacacatatgcacacacttggtttctagcacatggatttatacactaatgtgcaaacacactatatatgcttatatccatagttggtaacgtaatctcaactctacatttcaatcattgaaacattcttttatagtgttataacagtcgttatttacaactatcgtcatcaaagctattttcaagattgaaacgtcatcatgactttcgtcacgggataagatgaaaagtggttaaagcgaaagcttaccaacacatatttatagaaaaagataggcgagaaaactcggctcgaaataacaaatgtgtatgtatgaaaactatcatacttatacgactttgtctcaagaataggagatagagaggtagacttttaagtgatagataagttcaagtctccgcataccttttagtcggatgaagttctactggtaccttgagtagttcttcgtcttcataagatgaccaccatggagtctggagctcaactacacttaactgtcctagtccgagacttagctataagtagtctagaaatcaaaacatatagttttgacaactaaacttgacaaacatgcttgagatagcaacgcatgcgagttcgaccgaacaatgctctaacatttctcATACGACATAAATAAGGATATGTATGTCAAAAAGCATTTTGGAAATAGAATTCCGCCTATTTAGTCCCAATCTAAAGGTATACATGTCAAAAAGCATCTAGGGAATAAAAGTACGCCTATTTAGCGGGACTAAGAAAATCCAACATTCCACATTTATAATAAGGACGGAAAGAGtaatcatcaccatcttcagtaAAAACAAGGTTATTATTAATAAGTTACATCATTTTTGCAACAATTTCCACTTTATTATCTCTTAAAACTTTAGAAAAATGGAAGCTTATGCATGCAAATCATTTGCAATGACCACCATTTCTTTCAGAGTAGCACTGATTGTAGACAGTTTACAAAGAATAGGGAATAAAACAACAATGGAATTCTCACATATTTATCTGTTTTTCTATAAGTAAATTTTCTTGCCACTCTAAATGTACACTTTGCAGTTTTGACCGGAAAGAATTCTAGATTTAAGAATAGTTTATCATACACTCTTTCCCACAGAGATAATGAATCATTAGGTTAAAGGTCCTCAATGTTTCCACCAAAATAAGATTGAACCACTCAAAAAATTGCAGTGTACAGAAAAACTGATCAAGAAATCAgggaaaaaacaaaaataaaactactGTGgtgcatagttgtacaccattgtcctGTCTCATGAATATATTGCTTGTTTTGTGAGTATGAATGTTATTTTCAGAACTCCGTAGATGTATAGTTATACTCTGTTGTCCTGTCTCATGGATGTATACCATGTTTTATGGGTATGAATGTAGATTTGCTaggttttatttcatgttttatGGGTATGGATGTTGGTAGGTTTTATTCTATGTTTTGTGCGTATGAATTGATTTATTCCCTGTTTTTTAagtgtgtacatattggtgcaccaaagtattttccatgaaaaagtaATTTCAGTTGTaattatgaatgattgatttttgCAGATGTGTACAAAGTGGTGTACATGTGACAAATAACTGCATAAGCTTATGAAAATTTCGTAGATCTCGGAAAGAGTTTCTCAAATATATAAAGTTGCGAATTTTGGACAAGGTGTTTTTTAatagttttatattatttaaaagttCAAACTGTTGACAAACCTGACATCGTCTGTAAGAATATCCTTACTATccttttaaataattttttttcttaagattccactattttgagTTTCTATAATGTCTTCTTAACTTTTATAGAATTTTAAGCGAACTATATATCCTATCCTATGTAGTGACGACTCCAATCATTCCTATGGGTGAGCAAAAACATCCAAAATGCGCAGATTTTACCTAAACCAATCTGCATTTTGGCGCGTAGACACCCAATCTGTTTTTCGACAGATTAGATGCGTGTGAATTTTTGAAACCGGTCGGTTTCATGGGTTGAACGCGGGTGGAACATCACCCATCCGTTGGACACCCAGCCCTAATGATAATGTTAGTATCATACATATATAAAGGTTATTATAGAAAATTGGTAGATAATATATATAGTTTGCTATTGAGAAGCATTGAAGATCCTCAATGATATTACAAAAGTATTAATTTTGAATTTATTAGAGGCCTTTATATCAATAAATCTTATAATTTTGGTTGTTGGAAAGACATTATGTTACTCTTGTTATGTTCATTACTTGTATTTtagtaacctaagtttcaaaATTAAGTTGTGTTGCTCATGTTCAACATTCATCCATTGTGTTTTATAAGTTTTTTATTGCCGCAAATCCAATCCGCTAATCTTCTCACCTACGAATGTCACGGACTTGACGTGAATGAAAATCTCAAATCCCCTATTTAGATGGATTGGACGAGGATGACACCAAATCCGCATCCATCCACCCGTTGTTCACCCCTAATCATTCACAGTGTCACATCCTGTTGATAAGAATTTGTCAATCATTTGCATTTTAAAATATTGGGTACTGCGGTCATTTAAAAAGAAGTATATTACTTTGTAATTGAATTTGCTCAATGCCTCTTTCGATATAAGATGGGCTCTTAAAGTTGTggaaattcttttcatgacttatATACCTTAAAGGCCCAAAATCAAACACACTATTTTACAATTTGCATAGAAGCGTCCCCAAATCTCATATAATTGACTGGTTGTTGTAACTTGTTTCTATGAAGTGTTAACCCTCATGGAACAGAGTAAACTCTCTAGTAAACCTCGAATTAATATAGGGATAATTAGAGTttagtactcaggttttgaccaatactagattttggtctaacatttgtccaacgttagggcttgttacctggactggacgttgactcCAATTGATTCGGTTAAATATTAATTTCTTTTTAGAAATatttaaataataaataaataaaaagaaaatagaaataaagGGAAACTATTATAAGAAATTACTAATTAAAGTAATCTTAAATTTGCTAACTTTAACTCTCGTCTTCTCTATCTATACCATCACCGCCATCATGctctcaaaagaaaaagaaaaaaatcaccaCCACCAAATCCCTTCTCAGAATATAACATACCCTACTTGACagctccatcactcaatcacagACTCAAAACCCAACTCATCTTTCCTTGCTTTTTCTAACTACTCCAGTCTTCTTCATCAATCTCATCATTCTTACCTGCTATCAATCAAACTACCACTACGAGCTTGAGTTCTTCTCAGCCATCACCAACAAAACTCGTCGTGACCATCTCCCATCTGTTCTTATAAAACTCGATTCAGTTCGTCTTGATGTTTCTCTTGCTCTTCCTAGAAACCTTGTTCTTATAAAATTTGATGTTCTGTTGTTTCCTTTCTCTTAATTTTTGATAGAATGTGATGAGCCCTATTTCTTAACACTTTCAATTCTGATTTCTTAGAAATTGGTGCATAAATTGACCAATTTGGGAACCCTAGATTGAGAAATCAGAAACTTTGGGAATTTTATTAAAGCCCTAATTTGTGATGTCGATAAAAATTGGTTGCTTTTTATGATTTATTTTTCCTAGGGATTTCGGTTGGTGAAAAGGGGATCTGGTGTTGTTCATAAATTAATGGGATTTGATAGTAAATAAGAATGGGTTTGCTTGAGTTTTGTATGAAAGAAATGGGTTTGCCGTCGATGGTGAGTTTGGGTAAGAAATTGGTGGTGGGAGATGTACATTAATGAAGCTCGTAATTAGAATCTGTGTGCTGTGGAGAATGGGGGGGTTCAGATTGGGaatgtgatgttgttgttgttgattatagTGATGGATGAATGAATGAACTGAAATGGTGGAATGGATGATGAAGTGAATCTAGAATAGACACGAATGGATGTGTTAATTCAAGTCTTCTGATCTCCTCCACCAAAACCCAACTCTAAtctctgcaaaccctaatttattttcTATCTGTTCACTGAATCAGAGCGGTATTTTATTTCTTCTCCACCTTGTTTCAGGGAATAAACCCACCTCAAGGGGTACACTTGTAAATTCGTCATtttcacaatatttttattttacaaaatcATTAAGGTCCGATCAAAAAAAGTCAGCGTAGGTCAACGtctggtccaggtaccaagccctaacattggacaaatattagaccaaagcctagtattggtcaaaacctgagtactaaactccaattatcccaTTAATATAAGCCCAGTAATTCAGAGGATCTATTTCATTTCTTTTCATGGCACTTTTGGGTAATATTGTCTAGTGGTGTAATCTAAAGCCCTGCCCTGAGGTTGCTCAGCATATTTAAAAGTAATCATGTGCACAGCCAGGGGAAATTCACCCATGCCTTGAGCATACTGCTTCTTTACAATGAACCAAATTTCGTAATTCATAAGGTTGCTTCAGACATCACTGAAATCTGAAGAAACACACGTGtattcaaaatttatttttgtcaTCAGTCGTCACTGTTCAAAATTCATATCTTAATGGGCCATAACCTGTATTATATTTTGAGATGGTGCAAGCCCACAAGAACTACACTTGAATCAGCTGAGCTATTCTGCTTCTATACCAACAAACTTAATCTTACACCCGTTAAATCACAGCCGTTAAACACTAAAAAGCAGGATGattataaaaatttcatttcatttatctGTATAAACATTGTAGCTTATAAAACTACACCACGCGTACACGTGTCACATATCAATGGCTACTAGAATCCCTATTACATCCTACTTGCTATAACATCTCACACTAATGTAGAGCACTCAGAAGTAGCAGGATTAAACAGAGCAGGTAACAAATACTTCCGACCGTTAATACCATGGGCATTATAGCTTCCACCGGTAGCCGTATCCTTCAAAAGATTTCCGGCATACCCAGGATACCCTCCTTTCCCATAAATCCCAGGACACGATGATGAAACCTCCAGTGGCGCGTTAGCCGTACCTTGGAAATAACCGTTACCAAAAGGATTTGTGACCGTTCCCGACAataaactagcaatatttataatcatgccatccacaccaACGTCGCCATTTGGTGCAACTAGTGGTTTATCTTGTGGACCATAAATCGGTTGATGAAACGGCCATGCACATTGACCAGCACACTGAGTTACCGAGTTACCAACCCAAATGAAAGCTGAGTTCTTCATGTTGTTAGAACCATGAAATCCACAGGAACTCATACAGAACCCTTCAACTGTAACATCCTTATCTGTCAAAACGAGTGTGATTGTGCCTGGTTTTGAGTTAACTCTCTGACTCAACTCGGAAATTTGTGATCTTGTGAGGGATTTTCCTAGGGAGTACTTCTCATCTGTGGTTTGTATTGATAATATAATATGGGTTTGTTTCTTTTGTGCATTTTTCATGTAGGTTTGAACATTTTCCCACCAATGAGAAACAGAaggatttgttgttgtttttgatgaaTGTATGATGGTTTTTGATGATGGGTTCAAAGATAGAAAGAAATCAGAAACAATGGATTTTTGAGTGGATGTGAATTTACCATACCATAGAATTGATACAGGGAGGTTTCCTTCAAGAAGTTTGCCATTATGGTATTTGAGTACCATTGGTGGTGGTTTGTATAGAGCAGTGAGTTTTCTTGCACTACCATAACATGAATTGCATGAACAGCTTaacacaacaagaaaacaagcTACAAGACTAAGAACTTTAGACCCCATTTTTGCTGGTTTTTAGAGAAGTGGTTTAAGAAGCTGCAAGGgtttaagatgatgtgtgttttgaTGGAGAAGAATGTGAGTTTAAATAGAGAAAGATGGATGAAGTAAGCAAGTGTAAATGGATATGGATGTTTTGGTTGTATCCTGGCTGGCTTTATAGAATTAAGAAGTAAAAATTAGAGTAGTACGCTCCTAGAAAGTGAGAGATCACGGGGATTAAGAGAGTATCATATCTCTATCAAGCTGTTAAGTACTTAGTTTAATTAATGAGAGTTGAAAGTTACATACTAGTTAATTACTGTACAGAGATTTGGTGAAAAAATCAGTTTGGTCATGAATGATGCGAAAAATGACATCGGATGCTAAAGCTAGTGCTGCCTGCCTGCCTGCTCTATATACAGTTGTACATAGCACTACTGTAAATAAGTTACATTAATGGAGGGAGTATAGAGATTAGTGAAAGAGTAAGAATATTAAATGTTATAGGTTACTTTCGCAGCAGGAACTTACCCTTACGTCATGACAGGGTAAATGATACCAATAATGTAAGTTGTTGTTATAATCTAGGATTAAATATTTCTGCACGAACTTCTGAACTCTGAAACACTTAAAAAATTTAGGAAGCTTATTTAATTGATCGTGAGAATCCAATACTAGTAGTATCGTAGTATATACCTTATCTTTGTGCAGAAATTGAATGAAAACTCCAGGCGAACCCATACAAACTAcctggtggaggtggtggtcatATAGTAAGTCCAAGGAAATGCGAACGGTGCTAACTGCTAGTGCTAAGGTGCTTTAAGGAACTGCTAATTTGAATTTGCTTGGatacttgtttttatttttcttctggcTCAAGTACCTAACCAATCTTGGGGCAGGTTAAGACTATGGACCTCCCCATCCATAtctgattttcttttatttatttattttgacagAAAAAAGGGCAAAGTTATATAAAAATGGTTCTTCGTTACAGGAGAAGTGACAAGAATAAAGGATTACATGGATGTGTAAAACACATCATCCCAATTACATATCTGATCTTTTTTCTTCTCAGCAAATTCCTAAGTAGCAATTTATTAatcaaaaggaaatcaaaacagaaaAGAGATCGGACAAAAACCTAAACTCCGCATCCATACCTGACCGGGTGAAAAGTATTTATTCATAGAGTAACTAATAGGAGGAATCGAGCTACTTGGCCATCTTCCTGGTAGTTATTTTGCTTGACTAATTGTCAAAAGTTTCTATTATGAAAATGTGCATAAATAGACTTTGGGTGGCATTTGATGTCTCTGCCTCTAAACCCATTAGCCCCCAAGTTAGGATTTTGTATGATCTTTGTAAACTATTAGACAAAAACACACAATACACAAAATTGCCTGATTTCATCGATCCCACATTCATATAAACTCAACGAGTTCGTAGTACACACTACATGATCAATGTGGATAATTCTGTGTGGGATTCTGCATTCATGAGGTGGGAAAAATCTTCACAAGTAAGCGGACAAA
This genomic interval carries:
- the LOC113336108 gene encoding protein EXORDIUM-like 2, which gives rise to MGSKVLSLVACFLVVLSCSCNSCYGSARKLTALYKPPPMVLKYHNGKLLEGNLPVSILWYGKFTSTQKSIVSDFFLSLNPSSKTIIHSSKTTTNPSVSHWWENVQTYMKNAQKKQTHIILSIQTTDEKYSLGKSLTRSQISELSQRVNSKPGTITLVLTDKDVTVEGFCMSSCGFHGSNNMKNSAFIWVGNSVTQCAGQCAWPFHQPIYGPQDKPLVAPNGDVGVDGMIINIASLLSGTVTNPFGNGYFQGTANAPLEVSSSCPGIYGKGGYPGYAGNLLKDTATGGSYNAHGINGRKYLLPALFNPATSECSTLV